A section of the Deinococcus taeanensis genome encodes:
- the hslO gene encoding Hsp33 family molecular chaperone HslO: MTASLPDSFLLRGTAAGGTLRLVGMDSSRLVEDARVRHHLSKTATAALGRTLTASALLAVVLGKKTDSRVNIRVEGDGPVGWIVAEGSADGRVRGYVRHPDADLPLRESDGKLDVRGIVGTQGEINVTRLLDNGEPYTGSAHLVSGEIAEDISTYLGVSEQIPNAVLLGVYEEGGRVAHAGGLLIQAMPGVTDETLGKLEANIRAMGQITDNLRRGGLLEAIHRAMDGLDITLAPDAQGARFECRCSRSRAADSLKFFTAQERQDMIDSGGQEIVCHWCGEHYQLSPDEIAALDEQAQHARA; this comes from the coding sequence ATGACTGCTTCGCTGCCTGACTCCTTCCTCCTGCGCGGCACGGCCGCCGGGGGAACCCTGCGCCTGGTCGGCATGGACTCCAGCCGGCTCGTGGAGGACGCCCGTGTGCGCCATCACCTGTCCAAGACTGCCACGGCCGCCCTGGGCCGCACCCTGACCGCCAGCGCCCTGCTGGCCGTGGTGCTGGGCAAGAAAACCGACAGCCGCGTGAATATCCGCGTGGAAGGCGACGGGCCTGTCGGCTGGATCGTTGCGGAAGGCAGCGCCGACGGCCGCGTCCGGGGCTACGTGCGTCACCCAGACGCCGACCTGCCCCTGAGGGAAAGTGACGGCAAGCTGGACGTGCGCGGCATCGTGGGCACCCAGGGGGAGATCAACGTCACGCGCCTCCTCGACAACGGCGAGCCGTACACCGGCAGCGCCCACCTCGTCAGCGGTGAGATTGCCGAGGACATCAGCACGTACCTGGGCGTCTCCGAGCAGATTCCGAACGCCGTGCTGCTCGGGGTGTACGAGGAAGGGGGCCGCGTCGCCCACGCGGGCGGCCTGCTGATCCAGGCGATGCCCGGCGTGACGGACGAAACGCTCGGGAAACTCGAAGCGAACATCCGCGCCATGGGCCAGATCACCGACAACCTGCGCCGCGGCGGGCTGCTGGAAGCCATTCACCGCGCCATGGACGGCCTGGACATCACCCTGGCGCCCGACGCGCAGGGCGCACGCTTCGAGTGCCGCTGCTCCCGCAGCCGCGCGGCCGACAGCCTGAAATTCTTCACCGCGCAGGAACGGCAGGACATGATCGACTCAGGCGGGCAGGAAATCGTGTGTCACTGGTGCGGCGAGCACTACCAGCTCAGCCCGGACGAGATCGCCGCACTGGACGAACAGGCCCAGCACGCCCGCGCCTGA